A genome region from Hymenobacter tibetensis includes the following:
- a CDS encoding helix-turn-helix domain-containing protein, translating into MHKPVSLEDFYQSKIHWMPENLKQDIGHFNVFRLDDFVGPKACHLPYSRKDFYKITLVTGRSNYHFADKTVEVRGNALLFANPMVPYDWEPLDDQQTGFFCIFTEAFLQRHSHAGVLELPMFKPGGQPLYSLNDEQLSACKQLFEKMFAEIDSSYAFKYDLLRNYVFELVHSALKLQPATTLYQDSNAATRIASLFTELLERQFPIETPGQQVQLRNANAFAGQLAVHVNHLNRALKEVTGKTTSQLIADRLVQEAHALLKHTAWNVSEISYSLGFEEPAHFSNFFKKRAGVTPTAMRVV; encoded by the coding sequence ATGCACAAGCCCGTCAGCCTCGAAGACTTCTACCAAAGTAAGATTCACTGGATGCCCGAAAACCTCAAGCAGGATATCGGGCACTTCAACGTATTCCGGCTCGATGACTTTGTTGGTCCAAAAGCCTGCCACCTGCCCTACAGCCGCAAAGACTTCTACAAAATCACGCTGGTCACGGGCCGCAGCAACTACCACTTCGCCGACAAGACCGTGGAAGTGCGGGGCAACGCGCTGCTGTTTGCCAACCCCATGGTGCCCTACGATTGGGAGCCGCTCGACGACCAGCAAACTGGGTTCTTCTGCATCTTCACCGAGGCGTTTCTGCAACGCCACTCACACGCTGGAGTGCTGGAATTACCGATGTTCAAGCCCGGTGGCCAACCCCTCTACTCGCTGAACGATGAGCAGCTATCAGCTTGCAAGCAGTTGTTCGAGAAGATGTTCGCTGAAATAGATTCCAGCTACGCCTTCAAGTACGACCTGCTGCGCAACTACGTGTTTGAGCTGGTCCACAGCGCCCTGAAGCTCCAACCAGCTACCACGCTGTACCAGGACAGCAACGCGGCCACCCGCATTGCCTCCTTGTTTACTGAATTGCTGGAACGCCAATTCCCCATTGAAACGCCTGGCCAACAAGTACAGCTGCGCAACGCCAACGCCTTTGCCGGACAGTTGGCCGTGCACGTAAACCACCTGAACCGGGCGCTGAAAGAAGTAACTGGCAAGACCACCTCCCAACTCATTGCCGACCGCCTAGTGCAAGAAGCCCACGCCTTGCTGAAGCACACCGCCTGGAACGTGTCGGAAATCAGCTACTCTTTGGGATTCGAAGAACCAGCTCATTTCAGCAACTTTTTCAAGAAACGCGCGGGAGTCACGCCCACTGCCATGCGGGTTGTTTGA
- a CDS encoding oxidoreductase — protein sequence MSTPKTWFVTGASQGLGLALVKQLLHTGHRVAATSRRLESLTQAVGEAAVNFLPLETDLTNEASVQQAVARTLATFGRLDVAVNNAGYGIGGSIEELTDAEVRQSFDVNVFGGLNVIRQVLPHMRAAQAGHIITISSIAGIAPATGWAIYAATKFAVEGFSDALAQDVAPFGIKVTAVAPGAFRTNFLTPESLVFAQQPLAVYQAVRASHERYLAMNGTQAGDPEKAAAAIMQLAAAPNPPVHLLLGQDAYQRATHKLDTSRQEIETWKQLTFSTGFEQ from the coding sequence ATGAGCACTCCCAAAACATGGTTTGTCACGGGCGCGTCGCAAGGCCTGGGCCTCGCGCTGGTAAAGCAACTGCTACACACCGGCCACCGCGTAGCCGCCACCTCGCGCCGGCTCGAAAGCCTGACGCAGGCCGTAGGCGAGGCGGCGGTCAACTTCCTTCCCCTTGAAACCGACCTTACCAACGAGGCCAGCGTGCAGCAAGCCGTGGCTCGTACGCTGGCTACATTTGGCCGGTTGGATGTGGCAGTCAATAACGCTGGCTACGGTATTGGCGGCAGCATCGAGGAACTGACTGATGCCGAGGTGCGGCAGTCGTTTGATGTGAATGTGTTTGGTGGGCTGAACGTAATTCGGCAGGTGCTACCGCATATGCGCGCCGCCCAGGCCGGGCACATCATCACTATTTCATCGATTGCGGGCATAGCGCCAGCTACGGGCTGGGCTATTTACGCGGCCACCAAGTTTGCGGTGGAAGGCTTTTCCGACGCGCTAGCGCAGGATGTAGCGCCGTTCGGCATCAAGGTTACGGCGGTAGCGCCCGGAGCATTTCGCACCAACTTTCTTACGCCCGAGTCGTTGGTGTTTGCCCAGCAGCCGCTAGCGGTTTACCAGGCCGTGCGCGCCTCGCACGAGCGGTACCTGGCCATGAACGGCACCCAGGCTGGCGACCCGGAGAAAGCGGCAGCGGCTATCATGCAACTAGCTGCCGCGCCCAACCCACCGGTGCATTTGCTGCTTGGCCAAGACGCTTACCAGCGTGCTACCCACAAACTGGACACCTCCCGCCAGGAAATCGAGACCTGGAAACAACTGACTTTTTCAACCGGCTTCGAGCAGTAG
- a CDS encoding SDR family oxidoreductase, whose protein sequence is MKTKNIWFVTGASKGLGLTLVHHLLAHGYSVAATSRNLEELKQAVPPSHGQFLPLYMDLGNEESVQQAIATTISTLGGLDVIVNNAGYGQLGALEELSNQEARMNFDVNVFGMLNVIRYATPHLRQQGSGHVFNIASVGGFMGNFPGWGIYCATKFAVAGLTESYAAEVQEFGVRATVVYPGYFRTDFLTSGSLGTPQHPLPEYQAVRDSQAAHEQQINGNQPGDPEKAAALLLEVSEADTAPVHLFLGADAYQMAEQKIATVQQQMEQWQQQATSTNFTQA, encoded by the coding sequence ATGAAAACCAAGAATATATGGTTCGTGACCGGCGCCTCGAAGGGGTTGGGTCTGACACTAGTTCACCATCTGCTGGCCCACGGCTATTCGGTAGCAGCCACCTCCCGCAACCTGGAGGAGTTGAAACAAGCCGTGCCGCCTAGCCATGGGCAGTTCCTGCCGCTGTACATGGACCTCGGCAACGAGGAAAGCGTGCAGCAGGCCATTGCCACCACCATCAGCACCCTCGGAGGGCTCGATGTGATAGTCAACAACGCCGGCTACGGCCAGCTTGGCGCCCTAGAAGAACTCTCCAACCAGGAAGCGCGCATGAACTTCGACGTGAATGTGTTCGGCATGCTCAACGTCATCCGGTATGCTACGCCGCATCTGCGGCAGCAGGGTTCGGGCCACGTGTTCAACATTGCCTCTGTTGGGGGCTTTATGGGCAACTTCCCCGGTTGGGGCATCTATTGCGCCACCAAGTTCGCGGTGGCGGGCCTCACCGAGTCTTATGCTGCTGAAGTACAAGAATTTGGCGTCCGAGCTACTGTAGTGTATCCTGGTTACTTCCGCACCGATTTCCTGACTTCCGGCTCGTTGGGCACGCCCCAGCATCCTCTCCCCGAGTATCAAGCGGTGCGCGACTCCCAAGCAGCACACGAGCAACAAATCAACGGCAACCAGCCCGGCGACCCTGAGAAGGCAGCCGCGCTTCTACTCGAAGTAAGTGAAGCAGACACTGCACCCGTTCACTTGTTCTTGGGGGCAGATGCCTATCAGATGGCCGAACAAAAAATAGCCACTGTGCAGCAACAGATGGAGCAATGGCAGCAGCAGGCTACCTCCACCAATTTCACCCAGGCATAG
- a CDS encoding DUF3667 domain-containing protein, which yields MHPTSTAPIVLDPKLAHSVHSAALDTTVHHVPTACLNCNTLVSDRFCGHCGQDAHHTHRLTLKDMPHDILHSIWHVDKGILYTLKTMVFRPGPTIRAYLAGKRVDHFRPLSLLFLITGVYALLFSALHINMLPPRDPTMPEALYQMQASSSAFFMKYLTWCYLATVPAWALAARLFLRRGGYNYAECLIIAAFITAINNFITLLLLPVTYLYSGTPQIQTFSFYAMLLVIGYASWAYGSLLNHTTIGWLSRLWRGFLTFMLGYAMLLIVGITLMFTLNWSSIKQSVKQQKQHTQEQQTVGNQGPKATPQLR from the coding sequence ATGCATCCAACTTCTACCGCACCCATCGTCCTCGACCCTAAGCTAGCCCACTCGGTGCACAGTGCAGCTCTAGACACCACTGTACACCACGTTCCCACGGCCTGCCTGAACTGCAATACCCTGGTGTCTGACCGGTTCTGCGGGCACTGTGGGCAGGATGCGCATCATACGCACCGCCTCACCCTGAAGGACATGCCCCACGACATCCTTCACTCCATCTGGCACGTGGACAAAGGCATTTTGTACACGCTGAAAACTATGGTATTCCGGCCCGGCCCCACCATCCGGGCCTACTTGGCCGGTAAGCGCGTCGACCATTTCCGGCCCTTGTCGTTACTGTTTCTGATTACGGGCGTGTACGCCTTGCTCTTTTCGGCGCTGCACATCAACATGCTGCCGCCAAGAGACCCCACCATGCCCGAGGCCTTATACCAGATGCAGGCGTCCTCCAGTGCATTTTTTATGAAGTACCTGACCTGGTGCTATCTGGCAACGGTGCCGGCCTGGGCGCTGGCGGCTCGCTTATTTTTGCGGCGCGGCGGCTACAACTACGCCGAATGCCTCATTATTGCGGCCTTCATTACGGCCATTAACAACTTTATTACCCTGCTGCTGCTGCCCGTGACGTACCTCTACAGCGGTACGCCTCAGATTCAGACGTTCAGTTTCTACGCGATGCTGCTAGTGATAGGGTACGCCTCGTGGGCGTACGGCAGTCTGCTCAACCACACCACCATCGGCTGGCTGAGCCGCCTCTGGCGTGGCTTTCTGACGTTCATGCTAGGCTACGCGATGCTCCTCATAGTAGGTATCACGCTAATGTTCACCCTGAACTGGTCCAGCATCAAGCAGTCTGTGAAGCAACAGAAGCAGCATACGCAGGAGCAGCAGACCGTCGGCAACCAAGGTCCTAAAGCCACGCCGCAATTGCGTTGA
- a CDS encoding deoxyhypusine synthase family protein: MQITNFLKHHYRHFNAAALIDAAEGYNKHLAEGGKMMITLAGAMSTAEMGIQLAELIRQDKVQIISCTGANLEEDIFNLVAHDFYERVPHYRDLTAADEQALLERHMNRVTDTCIPEEEAMRRLEHSVLKFWEQADKAGERYFPHEFFYQILKSGELEQYYQIDPKDSWMLAAAEKNLPIICPGWEDSTLGNIFAGHVISGDIKNVHTVRTGIEYMIYLADWYTQQATDESKVGFFQIGGGIAGDFPICVVPMLHQDLGRTSVPLWGYFCQISDSTTSYGSYSGAVPNEKITWGKLGQDTPKFIIESDATIVAPLVFAMVLGQ; encoded by the coding sequence ATGCAAATCACCAACTTCCTCAAGCACCACTACCGCCACTTCAACGCCGCTGCTTTGATTGATGCCGCCGAAGGCTACAACAAGCACCTCGCCGAAGGGGGTAAGATGATGATAACGCTGGCGGGCGCCATGAGCACCGCCGAAATGGGCATCCAGTTGGCCGAGCTGATCCGGCAGGACAAGGTGCAAATCATCAGCTGCACCGGTGCCAACCTGGAAGAGGATATCTTCAACCTGGTAGCCCACGACTTCTACGAGCGAGTACCGCACTACCGCGACCTAACGGCGGCCGACGAGCAGGCCCTGTTGGAGCGCCACATGAACCGCGTTACCGATACCTGTATTCCGGAAGAAGAGGCCATGCGCCGCCTGGAGCACTCGGTACTGAAGTTCTGGGAGCAGGCCGACAAAGCCGGTGAGCGGTACTTCCCCCACGAGTTCTTCTACCAGATTCTGAAATCGGGCGAGCTGGAGCAATACTACCAGATTGACCCCAAGGACAGCTGGATGCTGGCTGCCGCCGAGAAAAACCTACCGATCATCTGCCCCGGTTGGGAAGACTCCACGTTGGGCAACATCTTCGCGGGTCACGTTATCAGTGGCGACATTAAGAACGTGCACACCGTGCGCACCGGCATCGAGTACATGATTTACCTAGCCGACTGGTACACCCAGCAAGCCACCGACGAAAGCAAAGTTGGCTTCTTCCAGATTGGCGGCGGCATTGCCGGCGACTTCCCGATCTGCGTAGTACCGATGCTGCACCAAGACCTGGGCCGCACCAGCGTGCCGCTGTGGGGCTACTTCTGCCAGATTTCGGATTCTACTACTTCTTACGGTTCGTACTCCGGTGCCGTGCCGAACGAGAAAATCACCTGGGGCAAGTTGGGCCAAGACACGCCTAAGTTCATCATCGAGTCGGATGCTACCATTGTAGCGCCGCTGGTATTTGCTATGGTGCTGGGGCAATAA
- the hslV gene encoding ATP-dependent protease subunit HslV — translation MRIRSTTVLGIRHNGEVALGADGQATMDKHVAKSNVRKVRKLQDGKVVTGFAGSTADAFMLLDKFEEKLNGYGGNLRRAAIELAKEWRKDQYLRKLEAMMVVADRDELLIIAGSGDVLEPDSDVAAIGSGAMYAQAAALALKKHAPHLTARQMVEDALHIAADICIYTNHNLMIEQPV, via the coding sequence ATGAGAATAAGATCCACTACCGTACTCGGTATCCGCCACAACGGCGAAGTAGCGCTAGGCGCCGACGGGCAGGCCACCATGGACAAGCACGTAGCCAAAAGCAACGTGCGCAAGGTCCGCAAGCTGCAAGACGGCAAAGTCGTGACAGGGTTTGCCGGCTCCACCGCCGATGCGTTTATGCTGCTCGATAAGTTCGAGGAGAAACTCAATGGCTACGGCGGCAACCTGCGCCGCGCTGCTATTGAGCTGGCCAAGGAATGGCGCAAAGACCAGTACCTGCGCAAGCTGGAAGCCATGATGGTGGTAGCCGACCGCGACGAACTGCTCATCATAGCCGGCTCCGGCGACGTGCTCGAACCTGACTCCGACGTGGCCGCCATCGGCTCGGGTGCTATGTATGCCCAGGCCGCCGCGCTGGCCCTCAAAAAGCACGCACCTCACCTCACAGCCCGCCAGATGGTAGAAGATGCCCTGCACATTGCCGCCGACATCTGCATCTACACCAACCACAACCTCATGATTGAGCAGCCGGTATAG
- a CDS encoding TonB-dependent receptor, translating into MKQLVPISILCLSSVAAFGQGQTLTGQVLDASGRPIVGATVVEKGSNNGTGTGGDGRFTLRARSQSPTLVISSIGFASQEVSAGTGAISVRLAEASTGLSEVQIVGSRSQNRSVTDSPSPVDVIDIREVTAKTGQLDVNQLLQFVAPSFNSNRQTGSDGADHVDPASLRGLGPDQTLVLVNGKRQHQSALVNLFGSRGRGNTGTDLNVIPAASIERIEILRDGAAAQYGSDAIAGVINIVLKKTTNELTVSTNYGAYDAKYRFDDKNFDGGNFNANANYGIKVGEQGGYINATLDYNQREHTQRANVPAEDGIARRQYGDPQVKNAAAYLNAKFPISDKAQVYAFGGLNKRRGDSYAWTRFADDDRNVPSIYPNGYDPIITSDIWDGSVVVGLRTQLGAWELDLSNNFGSNRFEYGVENTLNASLGTNSPTKFKAGGFQLQQQVQSLGLTRNYASVLGGLNLAAGAEWRHEWYSLFAGEEASYRNYDPAGTPDSLRRAAGSQGFPGYQPTDAIKAERDNVGAYVDAELSITPQWLVAAALRYEYYTDFGSTLNYKLATRYNLTEFLTLRGTYSTGFRAPSLAQVNFNSTFTNFIQGQPVEVLLARNNSAVTQKLGIPSLKQETSNSANIGLTSRIGSSLSLTLDGYYIKIDDRVVLTSQFSSEDPVIGPDLQALNVGQAQFFANAASTESLGLDAVLSHTLALSNGRLNSTLAANFNRLRIDRVRTSGRLTGREDEFFGPREQAFVKASAPPSKINLTFDYQLGRFGALLRFVRFADVKLIGYDGLDQVYDSRITTDLALSYSLTDHLQLSVGSSNLFNRYPSFFNPQVTETGGAWDPVQMGSNGRFYFAKLQARF; encoded by the coding sequence ATGAAACAGCTAGTACCCATTAGCATTTTGTGTTTAAGCAGCGTTGCAGCCTTCGGGCAGGGGCAAACGCTCACAGGACAAGTTCTCGACGCATCGGGCCGGCCTATAGTGGGCGCCACAGTAGTGGAAAAGGGTTCCAACAACGGCACGGGCACCGGTGGCGACGGCCGCTTTACGCTACGTGCCCGGTCGCAGTCGCCTACATTGGTTATCAGTTCCATTGGGTTTGCCAGCCAGGAGGTGAGTGCGGGCACTGGTGCCATCAGTGTCCGGCTGGCGGAAGCCTCCACCGGCCTGAGCGAGGTGCAGATTGTGGGTTCGCGCAGCCAAAACCGCTCGGTCACGGATTCGCCTTCGCCGGTGGATGTGATTGACATTCGGGAGGTGACGGCCAAAACCGGGCAGCTCGATGTAAACCAGCTGCTGCAATTCGTAGCTCCCTCGTTCAACTCCAACCGCCAAACCGGCTCCGACGGCGCCGACCACGTAGACCCCGCTTCCTTGCGCGGCCTCGGCCCCGACCAAACGCTGGTGCTCGTGAACGGCAAGCGGCAGCATCAATCGGCGCTGGTGAACCTGTTCGGCTCGCGCGGCCGTGGCAACACCGGCACCGACTTGAACGTCATTCCGGCCGCCAGCATCGAGCGGATCGAGATTCTGCGCGATGGTGCGGCGGCTCAGTACGGCTCCGACGCCATTGCCGGCGTTATCAACATCGTGCTCAAGAAAACCACCAACGAGCTAACTGTAAGCACCAACTACGGCGCCTACGATGCGAAGTACCGCTTCGACGACAAGAACTTCGACGGCGGCAACTTCAACGCCAACGCCAACTACGGCATCAAAGTAGGAGAGCAGGGCGGCTACATAAATGCCACTCTCGACTACAACCAGCGTGAGCATACGCAGCGCGCCAACGTGCCCGCCGAAGACGGTATTGCCCGCCGCCAGTACGGCGACCCACAGGTGAAAAACGCGGCGGCCTACTTGAACGCTAAATTTCCCATCAGCGACAAAGCGCAAGTGTACGCTTTCGGCGGCCTCAACAAGCGCCGCGGCGACTCTTACGCCTGGACCCGCTTCGCTGATGATGACCGCAACGTGCCTTCCATTTACCCCAACGGTTATGACCCCATCATTACTAGTGACATCTGGGATGGTTCGGTCGTAGTGGGGTTGCGCACGCAACTGGGCGCTTGGGAACTGGATTTGAGCAATAACTTCGGTTCCAACCGCTTTGAGTATGGGGTGGAGAATACGCTGAATGCTTCGTTGGGTACCAACTCGCCTACCAAATTCAAGGCAGGGGGCTTTCAATTGCAGCAGCAAGTGCAGAGTTTAGGCCTCACGCGCAATTACGCCAGCGTACTAGGAGGGCTGAATTTGGCCGCTGGGGCCGAGTGGCGCCATGAATGGTACTCGCTGTTTGCGGGCGAGGAAGCCTCCTACCGCAACTACGACCCGGCCGGTACACCCGATTCGTTGCGGAGGGCGGCTGGCTCGCAAGGTTTTCCTGGCTACCAGCCGACGGATGCTATCAAAGCTGAGCGCGACAATGTGGGGGCATACGTGGATGCCGAGTTGAGCATAACGCCACAGTGGCTGGTGGCCGCTGCCTTGCGCTATGAATACTACACTGACTTTGGCAGCACGCTCAACTACAAACTAGCCACTCGCTACAACCTGACCGAGTTTTTGACGTTGCGCGGCACGTACAGTACCGGCTTCCGGGCACCTTCGTTGGCTCAGGTCAACTTCAACTCCACGTTCACTAACTTCATTCAGGGGCAGCCCGTGGAAGTGCTGCTGGCTCGCAACAACAGCGCCGTTACGCAGAAGCTGGGAATTCCGAGCCTCAAGCAGGAAACCTCTAACAGCGCCAACATCGGCCTGACCAGCCGTATCGGTTCCTCGCTAAGCTTAACCTTGGACGGTTACTACATCAAGATCGACGACCGGGTGGTGCTCACCAGCCAGTTCTCGTCCGAAGACCCGGTGATTGGGCCTGATTTGCAAGCGTTGAACGTAGGGCAGGCGCAGTTTTTTGCCAATGCAGCTTCCACCGAGTCGTTGGGCTTGGATGCCGTGTTGAGCCACACGCTGGCGCTGAGCAACGGCCGATTGAACTCCACGCTGGCCGCCAACTTCAACCGCCTGCGCATCGACCGGGTACGGACCTCGGGCCGCCTAACGGGGCGCGAAGACGAATTTTTCGGGCCGCGTGAGCAGGCGTTTGTAAAAGCCTCGGCGCCACCGTCCAAAATTAATCTCACGTTTGACTATCAACTGGGCCGCTTTGGGGCACTGCTGCGCTTTGTGCGGTTCGCTGATGTGAAGCTAATTGGGTATGACGGCCTAGATCAGGTTTATGACTCCCGCATCACCACCGATTTAGCGCTGAGCTATTCTCTCACCGACCATTTGCAGCTCTCCGTGGGTAGCTCCAACCTGTTCAACCGCTACCCGTCGTTCTTCAACCCGCAGGTAACGGAAACCGGCGGTGCCTGGGACCCGGTGCAGATGGGCTCGAACGGCCGGTTTTACTTTGCTAAATTGCAGGCGCGTTTCTGA
- a CDS encoding pyruvate dehydrogenase complex dihydrolipoamide acetyltransferase, giving the protein MAEIIKMPKMSDTMTEGVIATWLKKVGDKIKSGDVLAEVETDKATMELENYEDGTLLYIGPKEGESVVVDGILAIVGKEGEDFSALLAGGSGGAAPAAAEAPKAEAAPAPEAPKAAPAAPVPAATPVSAPVAAAPAAAAGNGKKATVVRMPKMSDTMTEGTIASWLKKVGDKVKSGDVLAEVETDKATMELENYEDGTLLYIGPKDGEAVAVDGILAIIGEEGADVQALIGGQSGGSAAPAADAAPAATPTENAPAAAAPQAATTTQPAGGRLLASPLAKSIAKDKGIDLNTIKGSGENGRIISRDLESAQPSAAAAPAAAPAAQPAAQPSSEYIKAALPEQQPQAEAPKAAPTPATSSADYTETPVSQMRKVIARRLSESLFTAPHFYLTMEIVMDRAMEVRTQLNTLSPVKLSFNDLVIKACAVALKQHPAINSSWLGDKIRQNKVVNIGVAVAVDEGLLVPVVRNADGKGLSTIATEVKELAGKAKSKKLQPSEWEGSTFTISNLGMFGIDEFTAIINPPDACILAVGGIKQTAVVKDGALAIGNIMKVTLSCDHRVVDGATGAAFLQTVKSLLEDPMRMLI; this is encoded by the coding sequence ATGGCCGAGATCATAAAAATGCCCAAAATGAGCGACACAATGACGGAAGGCGTCATTGCCACTTGGCTCAAGAAGGTAGGCGACAAAATAAAATCCGGCGACGTGCTGGCCGAAGTCGAAACCGATAAGGCCACGATGGAGCTGGAAAACTACGAAGATGGTACCCTGCTCTATATCGGGCCGAAAGAAGGAGAATCTGTGGTAGTGGATGGCATTCTGGCCATCGTTGGTAAAGAAGGCGAAGACTTTTCGGCCTTGCTGGCTGGTGGATCGGGCGGTGCCGCCCCGGCAGCGGCTGAGGCACCCAAGGCGGAAGCCGCTCCCGCACCTGAAGCTCCGAAAGCTGCGCCTGCCGCACCTGTGCCGGCTGCTACGCCAGTTTCTGCCCCAGTAGCTGCCGCGCCTGCCGCCGCAGCTGGCAACGGCAAGAAAGCCACCGTGGTGCGCATGCCGAAGATGAGCGACACCATGACCGAAGGCACCATTGCTTCCTGGCTGAAGAAAGTGGGCGACAAAGTGAAGTCAGGGGATGTGCTGGCCGAAGTGGAAACCGATAAGGCCACGATGGAGCTAGAAAACTACGAGGATGGTACCCTGCTCTATATCGGTCCAAAAGACGGCGAAGCCGTAGCCGTAGATGGCATTCTAGCCATCATCGGGGAGGAAGGCGCCGATGTGCAGGCCCTGATTGGCGGACAGAGCGGCGGTAGTGCTGCCCCAGCCGCTGATGCTGCTCCTGCCGCTACTCCAACCGAAAATGCCCCAGCTGCCGCTGCTCCGCAAGCCGCTACCACCACGCAACCTGCTGGTGGCCGCCTGCTAGCCTCGCCGTTGGCCAAGAGCATTGCCAAAGACAAAGGCATCGACCTGAACACCATCAAAGGCTCGGGCGAAAACGGCCGCATCATTTCCCGCGACCTGGAAAGCGCGCAGCCAAGCGCCGCTGCTGCCCCAGCCGCCGCACCTGCTGCCCAGCCCGCCGCTCAACCCTCCTCCGAATACATCAAAGCGGCTCTGCCCGAGCAGCAGCCCCAGGCCGAAGCGCCGAAAGCCGCTCCAACACCCGCTACGTCTTCGGCCGACTACACCGAGACGCCGGTTTCGCAGATGCGCAAGGTTATTGCCCGTCGTCTGTCCGAGAGCTTGTTCACGGCGCCACACTTCTATCTGACGATGGAAATTGTGATGGACCGCGCTATGGAAGTACGCACGCAGCTCAACACCTTGTCGCCGGTGAAGCTTAGCTTCAACGACTTGGTGATTAAAGCCTGCGCCGTGGCGCTCAAGCAGCACCCCGCCATCAACTCCTCGTGGCTCGGCGACAAAATCCGCCAGAACAAGGTGGTGAACATTGGGGTAGCCGTAGCCGTGGACGAAGGACTGCTCGTGCCCGTAGTGCGCAATGCCGACGGCAAAGGCCTCTCGACCATTGCTACCGAAGTGAAAGAACTGGCTGGCAAGGCGAAGAGCAAGAAATTGCAACCGTCTGAGTGGGAAGGTAGCACCTTCACCATCTCCAACCTAGGTATGTTCGGCATCGACGAATTCACAGCCATCATCAACCCACCGGATGCCTGCATCCTGGCAGTGGGCGGTATCAAGCAGACGGCCGTGGTGAAAGATGGCGCGCTAGCCATTGGCAACATCATGAAAGTGACACTCAGCTGCGACCACCGCGTAGTGGATGGCGCCACTGGCGCAGCCTTCCTGCAAACGGTGAAAAGCCTGCTCGAAGATCCAATGCGCATGCTCATCTGA
- a CDS encoding histidine phosphatase family protein, giving the protein MSVKKIYLVRHGQTDFNVQNIVQGSGVDSDLNEKGRQQAEQFFAAYRHLPFDKVYTSVLRRTHQSVRGFLELGLPHEQHAALNEISWGVREGTRITPEEDAEYQGVLDQWNRGETFARLTGGESPDEVAARQRPFIELLKSRPEEENVLICMHGRAMRVLLCQLLNYPLTRMDSFEHRNLCLYKLHYTGSMFTVRNFLDVTHLE; this is encoded by the coding sequence GTGAGCGTCAAAAAAATATACCTGGTCCGTCATGGCCAGACCGACTTCAACGTGCAGAACATCGTGCAAGGCAGCGGTGTTGATTCCGACCTGAATGAAAAAGGCCGCCAGCAGGCTGAACAGTTCTTCGCGGCCTACCGCCATCTACCGTTCGATAAAGTGTATACGTCGGTGCTGCGCCGTACCCACCAGTCGGTGCGCGGATTTCTAGAGCTGGGGTTGCCCCACGAGCAACACGCAGCCCTCAACGAAATCAGCTGGGGCGTACGCGAGGGCACGCGCATCACTCCCGAAGAAGATGCCGAATACCAAGGCGTGCTCGACCAATGGAACCGGGGCGAAACCTTCGCGCGCCTCACCGGCGGCGAAAGCCCCGATGAAGTAGCTGCGCGGCAGCGTCCTTTTATAGAACTGTTAAAAAGCCGGCCCGAAGAGGAAAACGTGCTGATCTGTATGCACGGCCGCGCCATGCGTGTGTTGCTCTGCCAATTGCTCAACTACCCCTTAACCCGCATGGACTCCTTCGAGCATCGTAACCTGTGCCTGTACAAGCTGCACTACACAGGCTCGATGTTCACTGTTCGCAATTTCCTGGATGTCACGCACCTAGAGTAG
- a CDS encoding hotdog fold thioesterase has product MAQLPTDPAQINAWAKNTLGEHLGIEITAVGERTITGRMPVDHRTHQPMGLLHGGASVALAETLGSIGATLQVDIRKQACVGLEINANHLKGVKSGYVVGHATALHVGRSTQVWEIRITHEETGALVCISRITMAVIDLPAASSTPA; this is encoded by the coding sequence ATGGCACAGCTCCCTACCGACCCTGCTCAGATTAATGCGTGGGCAAAAAACACCCTAGGCGAACATCTCGGCATCGAGATAACGGCGGTGGGCGAGCGAACCATCACCGGCCGCATGCCCGTCGACCACCGTACCCACCAGCCGATGGGGCTGCTGCACGGCGGTGCTTCCGTGGCCTTGGCCGAAACGCTGGGCAGCATCGGGGCGACCCTGCAGGTTGACATACGCAAACAGGCTTGTGTAGGGCTGGAAATCAATGCCAACCACCTAAAAGGTGTGAAATCGGGTTACGTGGTGGGGCATGCGACGGCACTGCACGTGGGCCGCAGCACGCAGGTGTGGGAAATCCGCATCACGCACGAAGAAACCGGCGCCCTGGTGTGCATCAGCCGCATTACCATGGCCGTTATCGATCTGCCCGCGGCCAGTTCAACTCCTGCCTAA